A genomic segment from Gemmatimonadota bacterium encodes:
- a CDS encoding DUF6596 domain-containing protein produces the protein MTHDAAARAEELARAAYGRLLAVLAAKDGDIESAEDCLAEAFAQALSSWPETGVPRNPEAWLLTVARNRRHDLRRSAAHRLSDSLDDVARGGALPVVEELDPDAIPDRRLALLFVCAHPAIDPAVRTPLMLQAVLGFDADQIARAFAIPAAAMAQRLVRAKRRIRDARIPFVVPERGHMPERLAPVLEAVYGTYAIDFPLVAGTELRDSLAAESHYLATTLAELLPEEPEALGLAALISLSLAREPARGTVGEFIPLDEQDSSLWDAELIALGERLLHRARSLGGMGRFQIEAAIQSVHCARATSGVTDWHALLTLHTALVVIAPTLGARVAHAAAVGRVEGSQAGLEALDTITDDAVQRLQPAWATRAHLLAEAGRAEAAAVAFERALSLTTDNGARRYLERRRAQPSGASR, from the coding sequence ATGACCCATGATGCCGCGGCGCGCGCCGAGGAACTGGCCCGCGCCGCGTACGGTCGCCTGCTCGCCGTCCTCGCTGCGAAGGACGGCGACATCGAGTCGGCCGAGGACTGCCTCGCCGAGGCCTTCGCGCAGGCGCTGTCCTCGTGGCCTGAGACGGGCGTCCCGCGCAACCCCGAAGCCTGGCTCCTCACCGTGGCGCGCAATCGTCGGCACGACCTTCGCCGCTCGGCGGCACACCGGCTGTCCGATTCGCTGGACGACGTCGCGCGCGGCGGTGCGCTGCCGGTCGTGGAGGAGCTCGACCCTGACGCGATCCCCGACCGGCGACTCGCACTGCTCTTCGTCTGTGCACACCCGGCGATCGATCCGGCTGTGCGCACGCCGCTCATGCTCCAGGCGGTGCTCGGCTTCGACGCCGATCAGATCGCGCGCGCGTTCGCGATACCGGCGGCGGCGATGGCGCAACGACTCGTGCGTGCCAAGCGCCGCATCCGCGACGCGCGCATCCCGTTCGTCGTACCCGAGCGCGGCCACATGCCGGAGCGCCTCGCGCCGGTACTCGAGGCGGTGTACGGCACCTACGCCATCGACTTCCCTCTCGTCGCCGGTACCGAGCTGCGCGATTCCCTCGCCGCCGAGTCGCACTATCTCGCCACCACTCTGGCCGAGTTGCTTCCGGAGGAGCCCGAGGCGCTGGGCCTTGCCGCGCTCATCTCGCTTTCTCTCGCGCGGGAACCCGCGCGCGGAACGGTTGGCGAGTTCATTCCGCTCGACGAGCAGGATTCGTCGCTGTGGGACGCGGAGCTCATCGCGCTCGGCGAGCGTCTGCTGCATCGCGCCCGCTCTCTCGGTGGCATGGGTCGCTTTCAGATCGAGGCGGCAATCCAGTCCGTCCACTGTGCGCGCGCGACCTCCGGCGTGACCGACTGGCATGCGCTGCTGACACTCCACACCGCGCTCGTGGTGATCGCGCCGACGCTCGGCGCGCGCGTCGCCCACGCGGCGGCGGTCGGGCGGGTCGAGGGCTCGCAGGCAGGGCTCGAGGCGCTCGACACGATCACCGATGACGCCGTGCAACGCTTACAGCCCGCGTGGGCGACGCGCGCGCACCTGCTCGCCGAGGCGGGACGTGCGGAAGCGGCGGCGGTGGCGTTCGAGCGTGCGCTCTCGCTCACGACGGACAACGGTGCACGCAGATACCTCGAGCGGCGACGCGCGCAACCGTCCGGCGCCAGCCGGTGA
- a CDS encoding cupin domain-containing protein yields MKGFIEDIESIAVKNQDFRQVLYTAKNCQLVVMALKPGEEIGAEVHKLDQFFRVEEGTGAAILDGARTAIQAGFAVIVPAGTNHNIINTGSSPLKLYTIYAPPNHRDGVIHHTRADAEADKEKFDGKTTE; encoded by the coding sequence GTGAAAGGCTTCATAGAGGACATCGAGAGCATTGCGGTGAAGAACCAGGACTTCCGCCAGGTGCTGTACACGGCGAAGAATTGCCAGCTCGTCGTCATGGCGTTGAAACCCGGCGAAGAGATCGGGGCAGAAGTGCACAAGCTGGATCAGTTCTTTCGCGTGGAAGAAGGGACCGGTGCGGCGATTCTCGACGGCGCGCGGACGGCGATCCAGGCCGGTTTTGCGGTAATCGTTCCGGCCGGCACGAATCACAATATCATCAACACCGGCAGTTCCCCGCTCAAGCTGTACACGATCTACGCGCCCCCCAATCACCGGGACGGTGTTATCCACCATACGCGCGCAGACGCAGAGGCCGACAAGGAAAAATTCGACGGCAAGACGACGGAATAG
- a CDS encoding DNA-3-methyladenine glycosylase — MSHKRAITHLRKADPKLAAVIDAIGPCTFAPAEHMAHFTAITRSIVFQQLSGKAASTIYNRFAALFDDETPVPHKLIDLSDEQMRAVGLSRQKIGYLRDLATRVHTGDVPIDKLDELSDDDIITALTSIKGIGRWTAQMFLMFRLGRPDVLPDLDLGIQKGIQRAYQMRKLPTPKRVLEVGAKWAPHRTIASWYLWRSLDATAENRQGT, encoded by the coding sequence ATGTCCCACAAACGCGCCATCACCCATCTCCGAAAGGCTGATCCCAAGCTCGCCGCTGTCATCGATGCCATCGGTCCCTGCACCTTTGCGCCCGCCGAACACATGGCGCACTTCACGGCCATCACGCGCTCGATCGTTTTCCAGCAACTCTCGGGCAAGGCCGCATCCACCATCTACAACCGTTTCGCGGCATTGTTCGACGACGAGACCCCCGTCCCACACAAGTTGATCGACCTGTCCGACGAGCAAATGCGCGCTGTCGGGCTCTCGCGTCAGAAGATCGGCTACCTGCGCGATCTCGCAACCCGCGTACACACCGGTGACGTGCCGATCGACAAGCTGGATGAATTGTCCGATGACGACATCATCACGGCTCTCACATCGATCAAAGGCATAGGGCGCTGGACGGCGCAGATGTTCCTCATGTTCCGTCTCGGACGCCCGGATGTGCTCCCGGATCTCGATCTCGGAATCCAGAAGGGAATTCAGCGCGCCTACCAAATGCGCAAGCTTCCAACTCCAAAGCGCGTGCTCGAGGTCGGTGCGAAATGGGCACCGCATCGCACGATTGCGTCGTGGTATCTATGGCGCAGTCTGGACGCGACCGCGGAGAACCGCCAGGGGACGTAG
- a CDS encoding metalloregulator ArsR/SmtB family transcription factor produces the protein MVQSAVADEVFHALANPTRRRVLERLSVGPATVSELAAPFDMQLPSFVQHLSVLERSRLVKSKKRGRVRTYEIAPERFKVAEHWLTERRQMWEARLDRFDNYVKQLKQKESDS, from the coding sequence ATGGTTCAATCCGCAGTCGCTGACGAAGTTTTTCATGCCCTGGCAAACCCGACTCGGCGGAGAGTCCTGGAGCGACTGTCTGTCGGTCCGGCCACCGTGAGTGAACTCGCGGCACCGTTCGACATGCAACTCCCGTCGTTCGTGCAGCACCTATCGGTGCTGGAACGGAGCCGACTGGTAAAGTCGAAAAAGCGAGGGCGCGTGCGGACTTACGAGATCGCACCCGAACGGTTCAAAGTCGCTGAGCACTGGCTGACCGAGCGGCGTCAGATGTGGGAAGCCCGATTGGATCGGTTCGACAACTACGTCAAACAACTCAAGCAGAAGGAGTCAGACTCATGA
- a CDS encoding FxLYD domain-containing protein: MTISLRSAIPALLCAAAYAGLAGAQGTPAPAAPACDPGASQAVAKATLFLQQAAASVNAKQDATKPLKLAITALTTPTKDAKDAADSVGRAYYLGQAYILMLQQAGVPASGPRSTYGIATQPTANIDLLSAADSAFTTVEKAQPGCKSEIEQWREQKPWLESVNAAIAAVNAEHYDSAEVYAKRALTIDRKAPYAYTVLASVASSKKDYATATAMMRKAIEAASADTIYNDAKQNAMYDLANTLSTQYDGATGADKATIGKQAIEAWEAYIPVGTMDARVGHAQALASQIALAIKDTTEYAKIYAPVAANPARFGDQALLNAGVIATQAEKPDDAIKLFATVVERNPYQRDALKNLAASYVGAKQPEKVAPVVDKLVALDPNSASNWLLYAYGYSGMLKETKDPKLTKAYTDSLVKYNTKSEKMTPNVEIQQFAVDSAAKSATLSGTIENRGAAAKSYTMTVEFLDRSGTVVGTQSVTVGPVAPKASAPFKATAQAAGVAGYRYKPIV, translated from the coding sequence ATGACGATCTCGTTGCGCAGCGCCATTCCGGCGCTCCTGTGCGCGGCCGCCTATGCCGGCCTGGCCGGCGCCCAGGGAACGCCAGCGCCAGCCGCGCCGGCATGTGACCCGGGCGCGAGTCAGGCAGTCGCCAAGGCGACCTTGTTTCTTCAACAGGCTGCCGCGAGCGTCAATGCGAAGCAGGACGCCACCAAGCCTCTCAAGCTCGCGATCACGGCGCTGACGACACCGACCAAGGACGCAAAGGACGCCGCCGACTCTGTCGGACGGGCGTACTATCTGGGTCAGGCATACATCCTCATGTTGCAGCAGGCGGGGGTGCCGGCGTCCGGACCGCGCTCGACTTACGGAATAGCGACGCAGCCGACTGCGAACATCGACCTGCTCTCAGCCGCCGATTCCGCTTTCACCACTGTAGAGAAGGCACAGCCCGGCTGCAAATCGGAGATCGAGCAGTGGCGCGAACAGAAGCCGTGGCTCGAGTCTGTCAACGCCGCAATTGCGGCCGTCAACGCGGAGCACTACGACTCGGCTGAAGTTTACGCCAAGCGTGCACTGACGATCGACCGAAAGGCGCCGTACGCGTACACCGTGCTCGCATCAGTCGCGTCCAGCAAGAAGGATTACGCGACCGCAACCGCAATGATGCGCAAGGCGATCGAGGCCGCGAGCGCGGATACGATCTACAACGACGCGAAACAGAACGCGATGTATGATCTCGCGAATACACTGTCCACGCAATACGACGGAGCCACGGGCGCCGACAAGGCGACGATCGGCAAGCAGGCTATCGAAGCGTGGGAAGCATACATCCCCGTCGGCACGATGGACGCACGCGTGGGACATGCGCAGGCACTTGCGTCCCAGATCGCGCTCGCGATAAAGGACACCACCGAGTATGCGAAGATCTACGCGCCGGTTGCAGCGAATCCGGCCAGGTTCGGCGATCAGGCGCTGCTCAACGCTGGTGTAATCGCAACGCAGGCCGAAAAGCCCGACGACGCGATCAAGCTGTTCGCAACCGTGGTCGAGCGCAATCCATATCAGCGTGATGCGCTCAAGAATCTCGCGGCGAGTTATGTCGGCGCCAAGCAGCCGGAGAAAGTCGCGCCTGTCGTCGACAAGCTGGTTGCGCTGGATCCAAACAGCGCGTCGAACTGGTTGCTTTACGCGTACGGATATTCGGGAATGCTCAAGGAGACGAAGGATCCCAAGCTGACAAAGGCGTACACGGATTCGCTGGTGAAGTACAACACCAAGTCCGAGAAGATGACGCCGAACGTCGAGATCCAGCAGTTCGCCGTGGACAGCGCCGCCAAGTCGGCGACGCTCAGCGGAACGATCGAGAATCGTGGCGCGGCTGCCAAGTCGTACACGATGACGGTAGAGTTCCTGGACAGGAGCGGTACCGTTGTAGGGACGCAGTCGGTGACGGTTGGTCCGGTTGCACCGAAGGCTTCGGCACCGTTCAAGGCGACGGCGCAGGCAGCTGGTGTTGCGGGATACCGGTACAAGCCGATCGTGTAG
- a CDS encoding YciI family protein: MRYALLIHYPQPAVSTLTADQIKEGMAAFQAYAKALDDAGVLLSAEVLQTIATATSVSMKQGKLQVQDGPFADTKEAFAGIFMLDVPDLDAALAWAEKCPAAQWGTVEIRPSGVRFVDGAWTSAR, translated from the coding sequence ATGCGTTACGCTCTTCTCATCCACTACCCGCAGCCCGCCGTCTCCACCCTTACCGCGGACCAAATCAAGGAAGGCATGGCCGCCTTCCAGGCCTACGCCAAGGCGCTCGACGACGCCGGCGTGCTGCTCTCCGCCGAGGTGCTCCAGACCATCGCCACCGCCACCAGCGTGTCGATGAAACAGGGCAAGCTCCAGGTGCAGGACGGTCCATTCGCTGATACGAAGGAAGCGTTTGCCGGCATCTTCATGCTCGACGTCCCCGACCTCGACGCCGCGCTTGCGTGGGCCGAAAAGTGCCCGGCGGCGCAGTGGGGCACGGTCGAGATCCGCCCATCGGGAGTCCGCTTCGTCGACGGCGCGTGGACGAGCGCGCGATGA
- a CDS encoding serine/threonine-protein kinase, with amino-acid sequence MPDPTYTREQEFEDVQRALAGQYSLHRELGRGGMGVVYLAREVELDRFVAIKVLPAALALRADMRERFMREARASARLSHPNIVPIFRVGEQNGVAFFSMAYVDGESLGERLRSRGVLPPREVTRILRDAAWALAYAHAQGVVHRDVKPDNILIERDSERVFVTDFGIAAVEDAATAITGAHEVVGTAQYMSPEQASSGAIDGRADLYSLGIIGFLATTGRLPFDGRTAAVVIAKQVSEPAPSMARETGVPAQLAAVIDRVLRKDPAERFANGEAMAEALSESTIPTRRLPPALRLWVDNRDPMRVPYSAWSFAFGFGAVVTIVRGHSGWLPLIGMAALPLIPHLIFRARQTRRVLSAGHGVEDMQFALAEVNDRRREEMSIELHEGQTPALKFLRAITTAVVVADVGLVIGAQSVSNAFLKAFYQNHTIAMRAGFAAAVLLPLILIPMSMALGVPLLGRRFKNFNSGTLRERLWNSRVGIAIAKWLRPKNTRPAAAFVSQPTEVALGSAAGNLFTALPQTVRDQFPELPSVVSGLEAHAAKCRVRIQELDRLYNEAINDTAISRLRGADPLSEDTSISAQRKQTVDELDAARGIARADLAHTVAALESIRLDLLKMHAGGDASRQIATSIEAARELKHGLELALSAKHEVSSILRPSAAE; translated from the coding sequence ATGCCCGATCCAACGTACACTCGCGAGCAGGAATTCGAGGATGTCCAGCGAGCGCTAGCGGGACAGTACTCGCTTCATCGCGAACTGGGCCGCGGTGGAATGGGCGTGGTGTATCTCGCGCGCGAGGTCGAGCTGGATCGATTCGTCGCGATAAAGGTGCTTCCGGCAGCGCTCGCGCTTCGCGCCGACATGCGCGAGCGGTTCATGCGTGAGGCACGCGCATCCGCGCGGCTTTCGCATCCCAACATCGTGCCAATCTTCCGCGTTGGCGAGCAGAACGGCGTCGCGTTCTTCTCGATGGCATATGTCGACGGCGAATCACTCGGCGAGCGACTTCGTTCGCGCGGCGTTCTGCCCCCTCGCGAAGTGACTCGCATTCTCCGTGATGCCGCGTGGGCGCTCGCGTATGCGCATGCCCAGGGCGTCGTGCATCGTGACGTCAAGCCCGACAACATCCTTATAGAGCGTGACAGCGAGCGAGTGTTCGTCACGGACTTCGGGATCGCCGCTGTTGAAGATGCAGCGACGGCCATTACGGGGGCACACGAGGTCGTCGGGACCGCGCAGTACATGTCGCCGGAGCAGGCGTCGTCGGGCGCAATTGACGGACGCGCGGATCTGTATTCACTGGGCATCATAGGATTTCTTGCCACTACAGGTCGGCTTCCATTCGATGGCAGGACTGCCGCAGTTGTCATCGCCAAGCAGGTATCGGAACCCGCACCATCGATGGCGCGAGAGACCGGGGTTCCGGCGCAGCTTGCCGCAGTGATCGACAGAGTTCTGCGCAAGGATCCCGCCGAGCGATTTGCCAACGGTGAAGCGATGGCCGAGGCGTTGAGCGAGAGCACGATCCCGACACGCCGGCTGCCGCCCGCGCTGCGACTCTGGGTGGACAATCGCGATCCGATGCGTGTGCCGTACAGCGCGTGGTCCTTCGCATTTGGTTTCGGGGCGGTGGTGACGATTGTTCGCGGTCATTCCGGTTGGCTTCCGCTGATCGGGATGGCTGCATTGCCACTCATTCCGCACCTGATCTTCCGCGCGCGTCAAACACGACGCGTGTTGAGTGCGGGACATGGTGTGGAAGACATGCAGTTCGCGCTGGCCGAGGTCAACGATCGCCGACGGGAGGAGATGAGCATCGAGCTGCACGAGGGGCAGACGCCGGCGCTCAAGTTTCTGCGGGCGATCACGACTGCGGTCGTGGTGGCCGACGTCGGACTCGTCATCGGCGCGCAGAGTGTCTCGAACGCGTTCCTCAAGGCATTCTATCAGAACCATACCATCGCGATGCGTGCGGGTTTCGCGGCAGCCGTTCTACTGCCGCTCATTCTGATTCCGATGAGCATGGCGCTCGGCGTACCATTGCTCGGCCGCCGATTCAAGAACTTCAATTCCGGGACGTTGCGCGAGCGGTTGTGGAACAGTCGCGTCGGCATTGCGATCGCAAAGTGGCTTCGCCCGAAAAACACCAGGCCGGCAGCCGCGTTCGTGTCGCAGCCCACCGAAGTCGCGCTCGGCAGCGCGGCGGGCAATCTCTTTACTGCATTGCCGCAGACCGTTCGCGATCAGTTTCCGGAATTGCCCAGCGTCGTGAGCGGGCTCGAAGCTCACGCTGCCAAGTGCAGAGTCAGGATTCAGGAACTGGATCGGTTGTACAACGAGGCGATCAACGACACCGCAATCTCGCGGCTTCGCGGTGCCGATCCATTGAGCGAGGACACGAGTATATCAGCGCAGCGCAAGCAGACCGTGGATGAGCTCGACGCTGCGCGCGGAATTGCACGAGCTGATCTGGCGCACACGGTGGCCGCACTGGAATCGATACGACTCGATCTTCTCAAGATGCACGCTGGCGGCGATGCGTCGCGCCAGATCGCTACGTCGATCGAAGCGGCGCGTGAGCTCAAGCATGGACTGGAGCTCGCGCTCTCGGCGAAGCATGAAGTGAGCTCGATATTGCGACCGTCGGCTGCCGAGTAG
- a CDS encoding SRPBCC family protein yields the protein MSKQVTIDPKLDFAIERFIDAPTRLVWEALTKPEHLKEWYMPKVWGRVSRAQLDLRPGGIISIDIAVTDGPEVPNVGCVLEVVPMERLVWTSMLFPDYRPAVFDDIPITAIMTMEPVGTGTRYVFTALHRDEADLEKNKTSGFYEGTEIALDQFVEHVMGMK from the coding sequence ATGAGCAAGCAAGTCACGATCGATCCGAAACTCGATTTCGCTATCGAACGCTTCATCGACGCGCCGACGCGGCTCGTCTGGGAAGCGTTGACGAAACCGGAGCATCTGAAGGAGTGGTACATGCCGAAGGTCTGGGGCCGTGTGTCGCGCGCCCAATTGGACCTGCGGCCGGGCGGCATCATCAGCATCGACATCGCGGTGACGGACGGCCCGGAGGTTCCCAACGTCGGGTGTGTCCTGGAAGTCGTTCCGATGGAACGCCTTGTCTGGACCTCAATGTTGTTCCCTGACTATCGTCCGGCTGTATTTGACGACATTCCGATCACCGCCATCATGACGATGGAACCCGTGGGCACCGGCACGCGCTACGTGTTCACTGCGCTGCACCGGGATGAAGCAGACCTCGAGAAGAACAAGACGTCAGGCTTTTACGAGGGCACCGAGATCGCGCTCGATCAGTTCGTCGAGCACGTGATGGGGATGAAGTAG